GCTGTGCCCCTACAAGGCAGTATGCCACGCCTTTACTTCCCTTCTGTCCCCAATTTGCTACTACACTCCAATTTCCGACTCCCCATCTTGAAATACCTCTTTGAACTCATATGGCTGAGTAGTTACGAGGTTATACAATTAAGTGGTGGGTTAATGGTAGAATTAGTCCGTCTAATTCATGGAGCAGTTAATTACGCTTTGAGTGAGAAAAAACCAGTTATTGATGTAGATAGCGTCCAAAGGATGGCTAATGAGATATGTAATGATTATAGAGCCTTATTGCGAAAAGAACATTATGAAATCCTCAAGCGGATTAAAGAAGATAAGGATAAAAGAATTATAAATGAAGAAATAGTCCAGGAACTACTCCACAACTTGAGCTTATTAGAATATCGTAATGATGAAACCTGGGGGAATCTTCATCCTATTATAAGACCACTGGTTGATTTTTGAGTGAATATATGCAAGTAAACCTATTTGAAGATGAGATTAATCGATTAGCTACTATATTGAACAATTCCAGGATAGGCTGTATTATATTTAGTCTTTATAATACTGTTGCTGGCCGAGATGGGATTATTAATAGACTTAAAGATAAACTCAAACTTCCAATAGTAGAATTCTCCTTAACTTCTACACAAAAAAACCCACTAAAATTACTTGAACAGCTTGAACCTACTAATAATTTGGTAGTATCTATCTATGATATAGAACAAGCATTCCCTGAAGTTTTGGGATATATCAATTATCAACGAGAAGGTTTCTTTAAGTATAATTATGGGTTTCTCTTTTGGATAACTGAGTATGCTCGAGATGAAATTGCAAATAAGGCAGCAGATTTTTGGTCAAGGCGAAGCGGAGTATTTGATTTTAGAGTTAAAGATTATAAACAGATTTTAGAACTACGACAACGCCTTAGTGAAGAACCTATATCTTATCAAAATAAAGATGATTTGCTAAAAAAACTAAACATCTATAAGAATCTGTTAGAGGAGTATAAAACAGATAAGGAGATAGATGAGAAGAATATCGCTAAACTTATCTCTAAAATGGGACAAATTTACTACCTACTTGGTGATTATGATTCTGCATTAAAGCAATATCAAAAAGCATTGGAGATAATTGAAAGAATAGGAGATATTGCGCAGGTAGCAAAAAGCTTACATCAAATTGGGATGGTTTATCATCAAAGAGGTGATTATGATTCTGCATTAAAGCAATATCAAAAGGCATTGGAGATAGATGAAAGAATAGGAGATATTGCTGGTGTAGCAGGAAGCTTACATAATATTGGGATGATTTATCATCAAAGAGGTGATTATGATTCTGCAATAAAGCATTATCAAAAGGCATTGGAGATAGCTGAAAGGATAGGAGATATTGCTGGTGTAGCAAAAAGCTTACATAATATTGGGGCAATTTATCATCAAAGAGGTGATTATGATTCTGCAATAAAGCATTATCAAAAAGCATTGGAGATAACTGAAAGGATAGGAGATATTGCTGGTGTAGCAAAAAGCTTACATAATATTGGGGCAATTTATCATCAAAGAGGTGATTATGATTCTGCATTAAAGCAATATCAAAAGGCATTGGAGATAGCTGAAAGGATAGGAGATGTTGTGCAGGTAGCAAGGAGTCTTGGACAGATAGGGGTATTGTATTTTGATAAAAGTGATTATAAGAGGGCATTAGAGTTTTCCACTCAAGCATATTCAATCTTTGAGAAGATAGGTTCTCCTGATGTCCGTATTGCCAA
The DNA window shown above is from bacterium and carries:
- a CDS encoding tetratricopeptide repeat protein, with the protein product MSEYMQVNLFEDEINRLATILNNSRIGCIIFSLYNTVAGRDGIINRLKDKLKLPIVEFSLTSTQKNPLKLLEQLEPTNNLVVSIYDIEQAFPEVLGYINYQREGFFKYNYGFLFWITEYARDEIANKAADFWSRRSGVFDFRVKDYKQILELRQRLSEEPISYQNKDDLLKKLNIYKNLLEEYKTDKEIDEKNIAKLISKMGQIYYLLGDYDSALKQYQKALEIIERIGDIAQVAKSLHQIGMVYHQRGDYDSALKQYQKALEIDERIGDIAGVAGSLHNIGMIYHQRGDYDSAIKHYQKALEIAERIGDIAGVAKSLHNIGAIYHQRGDYDSAIKHYQKALEITERIGDIAGVAKSLHNIGAIYHQRGDYDSALKQYQKALEIAERIGDVVQVARSLGQIGVLYFDKSDYKRALEFSTQAYSIFEKIGSPDVRIAKGYIQRIKELYH